In Elgaria multicarinata webbii isolate HBS135686 ecotype San Diego chromosome 15, rElgMul1.1.pri, whole genome shotgun sequence, one genomic interval encodes:
- the ASB12 gene encoding ankyrin repeat and SOCS box protein 12, with translation MMKVTLKRQIKMSLLDITKIFSMLQPREDEEGDGERQELNLAVSQDNYQLLDELLCQERYKRFIDSRSGWGVPGTPLRLAASKGHVRCVEVLLAHGAEVDSLDVKAQTPLFIAVNNGHLDCVKALLEAGANPSGSIHNNCTPLLTAARDGDVDILQELLEHGAEVNVKARVPEWAANSVACSGPLYLSAVYGHLECFKTLLLYGADPNYNCTDEKMVSRIKYPKTLLEICLWHGCGAEFVKVLIDFGANVYLPGIVFDKISANSEVLELLARERVLPKTLMSQCRLAIRKFLKLVNRPYAMDQLEIPPVLLNYLKHQSELKIKVGTAQGYQVL, from the exons GACGGAGAAAGACAGGAGCTGAATCTCGCCGTGTCCCAAGACAATTACCAACTTCTGGACGAACTGTTGTGCCAAGAGAGATACAAGCGGTTCATTGACAGTAGGAGTGGCTGGGGAGTGCCTGGGACTCCACTCCGCCTGGCAGCCTCCAAGGGCCACGTGAGGTGTGTTGAGGTTCTCCTGGCCCATGGAGCCGAAGTGGACAGCCTGGATGTGAAAGCCCAGACGCCGCTGTTCATAGCCGTCAACAACGGCCACCTCGATTGTGTGAAGGCCCTCTTGGAAGCCGGGGCTAACCCTTCCGGAAGCATCCACAATAACTGCACTCCGCTGCTCACCGCGGCGAGGGATGGGGACGTTGATATCCTTCAGGAACTCTTGGAGCACGGGGCAGAGGTCAACGTCAAAGCGAGGGTCCCAGAGTGGGCGGCCAACTCCGTGGCCTGCTCGGGGCCCTTGTACCTCTCGGCGGTCTATGGCCATCTGGAGTGTTTCAAGACGCTCCTGCTGTATGGTGCCGACCCCAACTACAACTGCACCGATGAGAAAATGGTTAGCCGGATCAAGTATCCAAAGACCCTTCTAGAAATCTGTTTGTGGCACGGCTGTGGAGCTGAATTTGTGAAAGTGCTTATCGATTTTGGGGCCAACGTGTACTTACCGGGAATCGTGTTTGATAAGATCTCAGCAAACTCTGAGGTGCTAGAACTGTTGGCCAGAGAAAGAG TTCTCCCCAAAACCTTGATGTCTCAATGCCGACTGGCAATCAGGAAGTTCCTGAAACTGGTAAACCGGCCTTATGCTATGGATCAACTGGAAATCCCTCCTGTGCTGCTCAACTACCTCAAACACCAATCGGAACTGAAGATCAAAGTGGGAACTGCACAAGGTTACCAAGTACTGTAA
- the AMER1 gene encoding LOW QUALITY PROTEIN: APC membrane recruitment protein 1 (The sequence of the model RefSeq protein was modified relative to this genomic sequence to represent the inferred CDS: inserted 1 base in 1 codon), with amino-acid sequence MAATKPACVEDSAGPKPLSVGNVSRRLQEENGAADRLSDRSDASFATAEPNRQQAPAGKLKKTAFKLFGGKRSICTLPSFFGGKNKGQEKGASRKGLSKSKTHDGISDVGYEEAGSGRLRSPSEGGTDFPPPQLPNSQSVLSGAEAGLRVGFVQQSTSLSRSSEGFEKKPAGEKSLFLPRSKKGGLRGLFNSIRRHRKSKAAEPERTELQEWSSKDGVAQEQAKPNQRSALETQPASQKGSLRSVTLPSEWGENFLGDASPGLAANLHESREVDLVVAAGSVSGGDAAEGAANVDGARDAELDPGDALGPNSGYCDLPDTLEPEDLDDSPPCVPSGDQLSLMFGDVTSLKSFDSLTGCGDIIAEPDMDSITESSTSAERSRDAAKRSSCLVTYQGGGEEMALPDEIEEYLQQVWEGAVKAAPAYDTRLPELMAKCELQGVKEGKQESHLYTEGTRNDMELLTPHSDQQESAPNSDEGYYDSTTPGPEDEAGDGLEEIKKERLPRDSYSGDALYEFYEPDDALMSPSHGDESWFDRKVSPPEIFGQFLDFALPDEKDLVQMMGQKNEVMETEEERMAVIQKQLLYWEMQREPALKHLDRLSKDGHPREKQHSECKMRAANLAGQSPGCLGCEQTAPHSLNSGLNAGITAGNQDWKDLRKPLSPEKRYNGSCGPNPHGSCLVQLVGNTSVLDSGLEHTILEPCALSDLALEKPVAYPFYQTHSCRSCPPREPPDTAEADFGEPLMESNCELEQAVNFSQALVEFTSSGTLFSSLSESLGSSDSGSAFTQNLPALPTMVTFDIVDVEQEGEGECEQHLEMNADEDIAASFEAFDDSYVPKDSFAECDERMFPGYSPGSFPSCNWGVASLPRRLRLQELRPPVPEPLSICRRSRSLDTESLEFELASLQLSKNGFKPCEFWSPWSGCKKELDPAGLSLGQESAPCSPEEREGDAGVLSWPGLSNVAYSEEFSSQDVKPWDCDLNVSAFQSTWGSRPDVEPPFTALVQNSAKEPSGKPHADGPSCPTPPPARPMARPSNLPLQTPVVSQEVCTSHRPGADSRAKKLAWVLPLEEESASLPPNFGFARSPDKSAICRPVGXDARNVPASQQAVLRPLFGEAGHCGSCGLDFLSGRAPDRKTAPLHCQNAMMNVTRAK; translated from the exons ATGGCGGCCACAAAACCCGCCTGCGTCGAGGATAGCGCCGGACCCAAGCCTCTGTCGGTCGGCAACGTCAGTCGGCGCCTGCAGGAGGAGAACGGGGCGGCTGACCGACTCTCCGACCGGAGCGATGCTTCGTTTGCCACGGCGGAGCCGAATCGGCAGCAGGCGCCTGCCGGCAAACTGAAGAAGACGGCCTTTAAGCTCTTTGGCGGGAAGCGCAGCATCTGCACCCTGCCGAGCTTCTTTGGAGGGAAAAACAAAGGCCAAGAGAAGGGAGCCTCGAGAAAGGGCCTCAGTAAGAGCAAGACGCACGACGGTATCAGCGACGTTGGGTATGAAGAGGCTGGTTCCGGCCGCCTCAGGAGCCCCTCGGAGGGTGGGACGGACTTCCCGCCTCCCCAGCTGCCGAATTCTCAGAGCGTGCTCTCGGGAGCGGAGGCCGGCCTTCGGGTCGGCTTTGTCCAGCAGTCGACGTCTCTGTCCAGGAGTTCCGAGGGCTTCGAGAAGAAACCCGCCGGAGAGAAATCCCTGTTCCTCCCCAGGTCTAAGAAAGGGGGGCTGAGGGGCCTCTTCAACAGCATCCGTCGCCACCGGAAGAGCAAAGCTGCCGAGCCGGAGAGGACGGAGCTGCAAGAATGGAGTAGCAAGGACGGCGTGGCGCAAGAGCAGGCCAAGCCGAATCAGCGGAGTGCCCTCGAAACTCAGCCGGCCTCCCAGAAGGGGAGTCTGAGAAGCGTGACTCTTCCTTCAGAGTGGGGAGAGAATTTTCTCGGCGACGCTTcgcctggactagcagccaaccTCCATGAGTCGAGGGAGGTGGACCTAGTGGTGGCTGCTGGGAGCGTCTCAGGTGGGGATGCGGCCGAAGGCGCTGCAAACGTTGACGGTGCTCGAGACGCAGAACTGGACCCGGGCGATGCCCTGGGTCCCAACTCTGGTTATTGTGACCTTCCTGACACCCTCGAGCCGGAGGACCTAGACGACAGTCCTCCTTGTGTCCCATCTGGGGACCAACTCAGCTTGATGTTTGGAGATGTTACTTCCCTTAAAAGCTTTGACTCTCTCACCGGCTGCGGAGACATCATAGCCGAGCCAGACATGGACAGCATCACCGAGAGTTCCACCTCTGCAGAGCGCAGCAGGGATGCGGCCAAGAGGAGCTCCTGCCTGGTGACGTACCAAGGTGGCGGGGAAGAGATGGCCTTGCCGGATGAGATCGAGGAGTATCTCCAACAGGTGTGGGAAGGGGCCGTCAAAGCAGCGCCCGCCTATGACACACGCCTGCCGGAGCTCATGGCAAAATGTGAGCTCCAAGGAGTGAAGGAAGGCAAGCAGGAAAGTCACCTCTACACTGAAGGTACGAGGAATGACATGGAGCTCTTAACGCCGCACAGTGACCAACAAGAATCTGCTCCTAATAGCGATGAGGGTTACTATGACTCGACCACCCCGGGTCCTGAGGACGAAGCTGGCGATGGGcttgaagaaataaaaaaggaacgCCTCCCGAGGGACAGCTACAGCGGCGACGCGCTTTACGAATTCTACGAACCTGACGATGCGCTCATGAGCCCCTCTCATGGGGACGAGTCCTGGTTTGATAGGAAAGTGTCCCCACCGGAGATCTTTGGCCAGTTCTTGGACTTTGCTCTCCCTGATGAGAAGGACTTGGTTCAGATGATGGGTCAGAAAAACGAAGTGATGGAAACGGAGGAGGAGAGGATGGCTGTGATCCAGAAGCAGCTGCTCTACTGGGAGATGCAGAGAGAACCGGCCTTGAAACACCTAGATAGGCTTAGCAAAGACGGGCATCCAAGGGAAAAACAGCACAGTGAATGTAAAATGAGAGCAGCCAACTTAGCTGGCCAAAGTCCAGGTTGCCTTGGCTGTGAGCAAACTGCCCCTCATTCTTTGAACAGTGGCTTAAATGCTGGAATAACAGCTGGAAACCAAGACTGGAAGGACCTGCGAAAGCCGCTGAGTCCAGAAAAGCGTTATAACGGCAGTTGCGGTCCTAATCCACACGGGAGTTGCCTTGTTCAGCTCGTAGGAAACACCTCTGTGTTGGATTCTGGTTTAGAGCACACCATCCTTGAACCGTGTGCTTTAAGTGACTTGGCCCTGGAAAAACCAGTGGCGTACCCTTTCTACCAAACGCACAGCTGCCGCAGCTGCCCACCGAGAGAGCCGCCCGATACTGCAGAAGCTGACTTTGGAGAACCCCTAATGGAAAGCAACTGCGAACTGGAGCAGGCCGTTAACTTCTCCCAAGCCTTGGTGGAGTTCACCAGCAGTGGGACTCTCTTCTCTAGCCTCTCTGAAAGTCTGGGCAGCTCCGACTCCGGCTCGGCGTTCACTCAGAACCTTCCTGCCCTCCCAACCATGGTCACTTTTGATATCGTCGACGTAGAGCAGGAGGGCGAAGGGGAGTGCGAACAGCATCTCGAGATGAACGCGGACGAGGACATCGCCGCGTCCTTCGAGGCCTTTGACGACAGCTACGTGCCGAAAGACTCCTTTGCTGAATGTGACGAGAGAATGTTTCCTGGGTATTCCCCGGGCTCTTTCCCAAGCTGCAACTGGGGTGTCGCCAGCCTGCCCCGCCGGCTCCGGCTCCAGGAGTTGAGGCCTCCTGTGCCAGAGCCGCTGTCCATCTGCAGGAGGAGCCGGTCCCTGGACACCGAGAGTCTGgagtttgagctggcaagcttacAGCTGTCCAAGAACGGCTTTAAGCCCTGCGAGTTCTGGTCTCCATGGAGCGGCTGCAAAAAGGAGCTGGATCCTGCTGGATTGAGCCTAGGCCAGGAAAGTGCCCCGTGTTCTCCAGAAGAACGGGAAGGTGATGCTGGTGTCCTTTCCTGGCCAGGGTTATCGAATGTAGCCTACAGCGAGGAGTTTTCCTCCCAAGACGTGAAACCGTGGGATTGTGACCTGAATGTCTCGGCCTTCCAGAGCACCTGGGGGTCACGGCCAGATGTGGAGCCGCCATTCACAGCCCTGGTCCAGAACTCTGCCAAGGAGCCTTCCGGGAAACCTCACGCCGATGGACCCAGCTGTCCAACACCTCCACCAGCAAGACCGATGGCCAGGCCTTCCAATCTGCCTCTGCAAACTCCCGTGGTGTCCCAAGAGGTATGCACCTCTCACAGGCCTGGCGCCGACAGCCGGGCTAAAAAGCTTGCTTGGGTTCTCCCTTTGGAAGAGGAAAGTGCCAGCTTGCCGCCGAACTTTGGTTTTGCTCGTTCTCCCGACAAGTCAGCAATATGTAGACCTGTGG GTGATGCAAGGAATGTCCCAGCTTCACAACAAGCAGTGCTGAGGCCTTTGTTCGGGGAGGCGGGGCATTGCGGGAGCTGTGGGTTGGATTTCCTGAGTGGGAGGGCCCCAGATCGGAAGACGGCCCCTCTCCACTGCCAGAACGCCATGATGAATGTAACAAGAGCCAAATAG